One Azospirillaceae bacterium genomic window, AGGACGAGATTGCCCGGCTCAAGAACCTGCCGCCGCGCCCACCCTTCAAACCCTCCGGCATGGAGAAAGCCACCCAGCCGCGGCCTGCCGGTTCGGGACGGCGTCCCGGGCGCGGCGCCAAGCGGGATCGGGTCACGCGTGAGGTGACGCTGCGGGCCGAAGTGCCGGCAGGCTCGCGCTTCAAAGGCTACAAGACGGTGGTGCGGCGGGATCTGATCCTGGTCGCCGAGGTGGTGCGCTACAAGCGAGAACGCTGGCTCACGCCCGAGGGGCAGACGATCATCGCACCGCTGCCGCCCGGCATCACCGGTGGGTTCGGACCTGGCGTTCGGCGGTTCTGCCTCGCCCTGCACACGCAAGGTCAGGTGACCACTGAGCGCCTGACTGATCTGCTCAACGGCATCGGCCTGGCGATCTCCAAACGTCAGGTGGTGCGTCTGCTCACGACCGATCTGGAGACGTTCGCGCAGGAGGACCGTGCGATCCTCGAAGCGGGTCTGGTCTCATCGCCGTACATCACCGTCGATGACACCGGTGCGCGCCATGCCCGCCGTCCCGGTGTCACCACGCAGATCGGCGGCGAGCGCTTCACCGTGTTCCGCACCAGCCGGTCGAAATCGCGCCTGAACTTCCTGTCGCTGCTGCGTGGCGACTGTGAGGACTACGTCGTCAACGAAGCCACACTGGATTATCTGCGGGCGCAATCGGTCGAGGCCGCCGTGATCGCCCGGCTGGCTGCGCATCCGGACCAAGTGTTCAACTCGCAGATGGAGTGGTGGCAGCATCTGTTGCGGTGCTCGATCAACATCTTCGACCGGCCCCTGCTCCAGCTGCTGAATGAAGCTGCTACCTGGGGTGCGCTCCGGCATCACGGGCTGATGGAGAACACCGTCGTGGTGTCCGACGACGCCGGCCAGTTCCGCATTGCCACGCATGCCCTGTGCTGGGTTCATGCCGAGCGCCACCTCAAGAAGCTGATGCCCGCCTCGCCCAAGCAGGCCAAGGCGGTGGAATTGGTCCGCGAGGCGATCTGGTGTTTTTACCGCAGCCTGAAGCTGTGGAAGCAAAGCCCGTCCCGGGGCGGGGAGAGGGCCTTCCGGTGGCAGTTTGACCGGATCTTTGGCCTGCGCACCGGATACAAGGAGCTCGACGAGTTGCTGGCCCGGCTGGCGCGGCGCAAAGCCGAACTGCTGCGGGTGCTTGAGCGGCCGGAGATCCCGCTGCACACCAATGCGTCCGAGAATGACCTGCGCGCCTGCGTGACCAAGCGGAAGGTCTCCGGCGGCACGATGAGTGCGGAGGGCCGTGTCGCACGGGATGTGATGCTGGGGCTCTCGAAGACCTGCCGCAAACTTCGGCTGTCGTTCTTCGACTATCTCGGGGATCGGCTCGGCCTGCATGGGGATCAGCCGAGGATCCCACCGCTCGCAGTTCTTGTGACCCAAGCCTAAGGCGGGTCGCCCCCCAATCTGCCCCGCTTAC contains:
- a CDS encoding transposase, encoding MSAPGGPTKPLSSTALRLLVTDLAGKIERLEHEVEQLRLDNSNLRLDNQALKDEIARLKNLPPRPPFKPSGMEKATQPRPAGSGRRPGRGAKRDRVTREVTLRAEVPAGSRFKGYKTVVRRDLILVAEVVRYKRERWLTPEGQTIIAPLPPGITGGFGPGVRRFCLALHTQGQVTTERLTDLLNGIGLAISKRQVVRLLTTDLETFAQEDRAILEAGLVSSPYITVDDTGARHARRPGVTTQIGGERFTVFRTSRSKSRLNFLSLLRGDCEDYVVNEATLDYLRAQSVEAAVIARLAAHPDQVFNSQMEWWQHLLRCSINIFDRPLLQLLNEAATWGALRHHGLMENTVVVSDDAGQFRIATHALCWVHAERHLKKLMPASPKQAKAVELVREAIWCFYRSLKLWKQSPSRGGERAFRWQFDRIFGLRTGYKELDELLARLARRKAELLRVLERPEIPLHTNASENDLRACVTKRKVSGGTMSAEGRVARDVMLGLSKTCRKLRLSFFDYLGDRLGLHGDQPRIPPLAVLVTQA